The DNA region CTCTTCTTTGAATCCTTTAGCCTTCAGGATACAGAAAGATTCCGTGAAGTAAGGAAAAAACTTATAGAAGCAATAAGAAACAAGAGCATACACCCATACTTTCAGCCGATAGTCTCTTTAAGAACGGGAGACATCTTTGGTTACGAAGTCCTATCAAGAATCAAGTATAGGGATGAAATTCTCAGGGGAGACTACGTCTTTGCCGTTGCTGACGCTTTAGCTTTAACGCCCGAGATAGACAAGATTCTCTTCCTCCATGCAATAAAGTTTTTTGGAGACTACAAGCTCTTCTTTAACCTCTCAATGAAGTACTTCTTTAGGGAGCTAAACAATATTTTCCAGATAGCAAAAACTTATTCCCTTGACCTTTCAAACGTGATTTTTGAGATAACCGAGTCTCAAAAACTCATGCACGAAGGTTCTGCCATAAGCATCTTTACAATGTTTAAAGAGCTCAAGGCCGGTATTGCTATTGACGACTTCGGAGCTGGTTATTCCAACTTTATGTACCTCAAGAAATTCCCGGCAGACGTAATAAAGATTGATGGAGCTTTTATAAAGAACGCCAAGAACGACATAAAGGATTTAACTATCGTTAAGTCCATAGTCAACGTCGGTAAAGCTTTCAGAATAAGAACCTTAGCTGAGTTCATAGAGGATGAAGAAACCTACAGGATAATGAAAGAAATTGGAGTTTCCCTCGGACAGGGTTGGTTCATAGGAAAACCTGAACCTGAACCAAAAGAGGTAAAAGTTAACATATAAAAATGGGGCGCGGGAAACGCCCCAAGGTTTACTCTTCCTTCTTCTCCTCTTCAGAGTTTTCAGTATCGGCAGTCTTTATCTCTGCCTCCTTTGGAGGAAGCTCCAGCTGCTCCACAGTAAAGGTAAACTCTCCTTTCTCCTTATCGTAGTCAACCTTAACCGTATCACCATCCTTCACGCTACCCTCAAGTATCTTGACGGACAGTGGCGTCTCAATCTCCCTCTGAATCGTTCTCCTGAGGGGTCTTGCGCCAAACTCTGGAACGTAGCCTCTCTTGGCAAGCTCAGACTTGGCCTCTTCGCTAAGAATGACCTTGATACTCCTGTCTTCAAGTCTCTTATTGAGCCTGTCAATGAGGAGGTCAACAATCTTCTTAATCTCCTCCTCGCTGAGAGGATGGAAGATGATAATCTCGTCAATCCTGTTGAGGAACTCTGGCCTAAAGCGGAGTTTAAGCTCGTTCATAAGATCTTGTTTAATCTTGTCGTAGTTCTTCTCAAACTCTTCCTTTGTAAGGTTCATAATTTTCTCAGAACCAACGTTAGAGGTCATGATTATTACGGTGTTGCTAAAGTCAACTGTCCTACCCTTAGCGTCTGTAAGCCTACCGTCGTCAAGAATCTGGAGGAGGATGTTGAATACGTCCGGATGAGCCTTCTCAATTTCGTCAAGGAGAATTACGCTGTAAGGCTTGCGCCTAACGGCCTCTGTAAGTAGGCCACCTTCTTCATAACCAACGTATCCGGGAGGAGCTCCTATCAGCTTAGAAACTGCGTGCTTCTCCATGTATTCGGACATGTCAAACCTGATGATGGCGCTCTCATCTCCAAAGAGATACTCAGCTAAGGTCTTGGCAAGCTCCGTCTTACCAACGCCCGTTGGTCCAAGAAAGAGGAAGCTACCAAGTGGCCTGTTTGGTGGTTGAAGTCCTGCCCTTGCGCGTCTGATGGCCTCAGAAATGGCCTTAATAGCCCTCTCCTGACCGATGACACGCTTGTGGAGCTCCTCTTCCATCCTGAGAAGCTTCTGAATCTCTTCCTCCTGAAGCTTAGAAGCAGGAATACCCGTCATTTCGGAGATAACTTCAGCAACGTCCTCAGCAGTTACAACGGGGAGCTCTCCCTCTTCCTTAGCTTTCTCTCTCTTCTCCTCAAGTTCCTTAATCTTGGCCTCTATATCCTTAATCTCCTTCTTGAGCTTCGCAGCTTTATCAAACTCCTCCTTCTTAACGGCGTCGTCAAGCTCAGCCCTCAAAGCGTGGAGCTTTTCTTTAAGCTCTGTAAGTTCAGGGGAGGTGTATGTTACTTCTATCTTCTTCCTTGCACAGGCCTCATCAAGGACGTCAATGGCTTTATCGGGAAGATATCTACCTTGAATGTACTTTTTGGAAAGCTTGACTGCAGCCTCAACGGCGTCGTCCGTAATCTTAACCTTGTGGTGCTCCTCAAGCTTTGGCCTTAGACCTTTAAGCATTCTGATTGCAGATTCAACGGAAGGCTCGTCAACCCATACAGGGGCAAAACGTCTTTCAAGGGCTGGGTCTTTCTCTATGTACTTCCTGAATTCATCAACGGTTGTAGCACCAATTACGCGGAGCTCTCCCCTTGCAAGAGCTGGCTTCATGATGTTGGCTGCGTCCATTGAACCTTCTGCCGCACCAGCACCAACAACGGT from Phorcysia thermohydrogeniphila includes:
- a CDS encoding bifunctional diguanylate cyclase/phosphodiesterase; protein product: MVDETTGLPSRRSFFQKLYSLGDKQVIVAIFDIDDFRFINFSHGYKVGDAILKATGSYIGKVFSKYFSNFFIARTGANQFSVILLDDVPTVRIEEVYNKYIHLVEFRLKDELIRATISAGVSRGTAKCLEVFSQAEDALYSVKASGKNAILFFESFSLQDTERFREVRKKLIEAIRNKSIHPYFQPIVSLRTGDIFGYEVLSRIKYRDEILRGDYVFAVADALALTPEIDKILFLHAIKFFGDYKLFFNLSMKYFFRELNNIFQIAKTYSLDLSNVIFEITESQKLMHEGSAISIFTMFKELKAGIAIDDFGAGYSNFMYLKKFPADVIKIDGAFIKNAKNDIKDLTIVKSIVNVGKAFRIRTLAEFIEDEETYRIMKEIGVSLGQGWFIGKPEPEPKEVKVNI
- a CDS encoding ATP-dependent Clp protease ATP-binding subunit, coding for MNIWDILSGRAKDAILLSQEIARQLGERYVDTEHLLLAMVELPGSPVLDIFTLAGYDPVRAKKFIREQVDRVGRLGIPSGYAGYEEIYITPTMKKVFDASIDVARQMRARNVDLEHLLLAFYEVPEGMAYRILLKLGLEKEELWKAVKKYREGKAKLSREIASKARRGGKQVPEILRKFGIDLTGLAEEGKLDPVIDRENEIKRVIQILSRRTKNNPVLVGPAGVGKTAIVEGVAQKIANGEVPDELKDKRIVALDMAALVAGTKYRGEFEERLKQVLDAVKEEGNIILFIDELHTVVGAGAAEGSMDAANIMKPALARGELRVIGATTVDEFRKYIEKDPALERRFAPVWVDEPSVESAIRMLKGLRPKLEEHHKVKITDDAVEAAVKLSKKYIQGRYLPDKAIDVLDEACARKKIEVTYTSPELTELKEKLHALRAELDDAVKKEEFDKAAKLKKEIKDIEAKIKELEEKREKAKEEGELPVVTAEDVAEVISEMTGIPASKLQEEEIQKLLRMEEELHKRVIGQERAIKAISEAIRRARAGLQPPNRPLGSFLFLGPTGVGKTELAKTLAEYLFGDESAIIRFDMSEYMEKHAVSKLIGAPPGYVGYEEGGLLTEAVRRKPYSVILLDEIEKAHPDVFNILLQILDDGRLTDAKGRTVDFSNTVIIMTSNVGSEKIMNLTKEEFEKNYDKIKQDLMNELKLRFRPEFLNRIDEIIIFHPLSEEEIKKIVDLLIDRLNKRLEDRSIKVILSEEAKSELAKRGYVPEFGARPLRRTIQREIETPLSVKILEGSVKDGDTVKVDYDKEKGEFTFTVEQLELPPKEAEIKTADTENSEEEKKEE